A genomic window from Pseudonocardia broussonetiae includes:
- a CDS encoding class I adenylate-forming enzyme family protein, with protein sequence MTAIPDTTTDADTFPAALADLAARFPDDDAVVAPDGRVSFAELASRVDEVAGALVAAGLAPGERVGILLPNSLRWLVGVLGAQRAGLVAVPINTWYRSAELAHLIRTADLGIVIAQATVFGKDVLAELEAAGHGGILDPERTGYRGAVLWPVDGPFPLTAAPAPQALPTADDLALILYTSGSTALPKPVPMQHGKLLRNGRAMGDRMHLRPGDRIWFAMPLFFGFGACNALPVALTHGAALCLQEKVDGDAGLEMIERERCTVLYAMPTAMRALLDAPSLATRDLSLVRTGPIGFTAEDKQQQIELLHLVEGCSAYGMTESYGFATMNDAHDPVGARLHSQGQVLPTQEVRVVDPDGRVCPPGVRGEIEIRGCVIDGYLGGDELNAGTRAADGWFRTGDLGLFDEHGNLVFAGRWKEMLKVKGINVAPMEIEGIVSAHEEVSQVYVIGLEVPGGDQEMVGVVVPEPGAAADLPVRLTEYVRSRVASYKVPSRFLLMDSAAVPQTDTGKVSKLKLRLQVEAGR encoded by the coding sequence ATGACCGCGATCCCGGACACCACCACCGATGCCGACACCTTCCCGGCCGCGCTCGCGGACCTCGCGGCCCGGTTCCCCGACGACGACGCAGTGGTGGCCCCCGACGGGAGGGTGTCGTTCGCCGAGCTGGCCTCCCGGGTCGACGAGGTCGCCGGCGCTCTGGTCGCCGCCGGACTCGCGCCGGGGGAGCGGGTCGGGATCCTGCTGCCCAACAGCCTGCGCTGGCTCGTCGGGGTGCTGGGTGCCCAGCGGGCCGGCCTGGTCGCCGTGCCGATCAACACCTGGTACCGCTCCGCCGAACTCGCCCACCTGATCCGCACCGCGGACCTGGGGATCGTCATCGCGCAGGCGACGGTCTTCGGCAAGGACGTCCTCGCCGAGCTCGAGGCCGCCGGACACGGCGGGATCCTCGATCCCGAGCGGACCGGTTACCGCGGCGCCGTGCTGTGGCCCGTCGACGGCCCGTTCCCGCTGACCGCGGCACCTGCCCCGCAGGCCCTGCCCACCGCGGACGACCTCGCGCTGATCCTCTACACCAGCGGCAGCACCGCGCTGCCCAAGCCGGTGCCGATGCAGCACGGCAAGCTCCTGCGCAACGGCCGCGCGATGGGGGACCGCATGCACCTGCGGCCCGGGGACCGGATCTGGTTCGCGATGCCGCTGTTCTTCGGCTTCGGTGCGTGCAACGCGCTGCCGGTCGCGCTGACCCACGGGGCCGCGCTGTGCCTGCAGGAGAAGGTCGACGGCGACGCGGGTCTGGAGATGATCGAGCGCGAGCGGTGCACGGTCCTCTACGCGATGCCGACCGCGATGCGCGCGCTCCTCGATGCGCCCAGCCTCGCGACCCGCGATCTGTCCCTCGTCCGCACCGGTCCGATCGGGTTCACCGCGGAGGACAAGCAGCAGCAGATCGAGCTGCTGCACCTGGTCGAGGGCTGCAGCGCCTACGGGATGACCGAGTCGTACGGCTTCGCGACGATGAACGACGCCCACGATCCCGTCGGGGCCCGCCTGCACAGCCAGGGACAGGTCCTCCCGACCCAGGAGGTCCGCGTCGTCGATCCCGACGGGCGCGTGTGCCCGCCCGGGGTGCGCGGCGAGATCGAGATCCGGGGCTGCGTGATCGACGGCTACCTCGGGGGCGACGAGCTGAACGCGGGCACCCGCGCCGCGGACGGCTGGTTCCGCACCGGCGACCTCGGCCTGTTCGACGAGCACGGCAACCTCGTCTTCGCCGGTCGCTGGAAGGAGATGCTCAAGGTCAAGGGCATCAACGTGGCGCCGATGGAGATCGAGGGGATCGTGTCCGCCCACGAGGAGGTCAGCCAGGTCTACGTCATCGGGCTGGAGGTTCCGGGTGGGGACCAGGAGATGGTCGGGGTCGTCGTCCCGGAGCCCGGTGCGGCGGCCGACCTGCCGGTGCGGCTGACCGAGTACGTCCGTTCCCGGGTGGCGAGCTACAAGGTCCCGTCCCGGTTCCTGTTGATGGACTCGGCCGCGGTGCCGCAGACGGACACCGGGAAGGTGTCCAAGCTCAAGCTGCGCCTCCAGGTCGAGGCCGGTCGATGA
- a CDS encoding MmgE/PrpD family protein → MHLDDLAGQLAALPPQLTEAHLQRAGLCVLDALACAHGGRRTPWVAQARAVTDGGSAATLWATDGQRSGLADAVFVNSVSAHSLLAEDTHAASRVHPGTVVVPVALGVGEAVGASREDVLHAVVLGYETLAQVAASTLTAGFVAGGWRATGVFGPFGAAAAAAHLLGLDEPTTVHALALAANSAAGTCEWAPAGTTEVYFQPATAARAGVVAALLARAGARGAASAIEGLFGLRRAFGGKEDGVVGPAVTVDRLAIEESFFKAHASCAFTQAAIDAAVRAHALGIDAGAVAEVAIHTSNAAATYPGCDNPTRFDTPIARQMSLQFAVAAALLDGRLEPGRYGGVVDGRLAALAGRSRVVVDPDHDRDLPARLGSRVELVLDTGEVLSVASGEQVDLPPAGVPDKFRALAADLLTCDEVVGLLTCTDDWTARELTAVL, encoded by the coding sequence GTGCACCTCGACGATCTCGCCGGGCAGCTCGCGGCCCTCCCGCCGCAGCTGACCGAGGCCCACCTGCAACGGGCGGGACTGTGCGTCCTCGACGCGCTCGCCTGTGCCCACGGGGGCCGCCGCACACCCTGGGTCGCCCAGGCCCGCGCCGTCACGGACGGCGGGAGCGCCGCGACCCTGTGGGCGACCGACGGGCAGCGGTCCGGGCTCGCCGACGCGGTCTTCGTCAACTCCGTGTCGGCTCACTCGCTGCTCGCGGAGGACACGCACGCCGCGAGCCGGGTGCACCCGGGCACGGTCGTGGTGCCGGTCGCGCTCGGGGTCGGCGAGGCCGTCGGGGCCTCGCGGGAGGACGTCCTGCACGCCGTCGTGCTCGGCTACGAGACGCTCGCCCAGGTGGCGGCGTCGACCCTGACCGCAGGGTTCGTCGCCGGCGGTTGGCGCGCGACCGGCGTCTTCGGTCCGTTCGGGGCGGCGGCGGCCGCCGCGCACCTGCTCGGCCTCGACGAACCGACGACGGTCCACGCTCTGGCCCTCGCCGCGAACAGCGCCGCCGGCACGTGCGAGTGGGCCCCCGCGGGGACGACCGAGGTCTACTTCCAACCCGCGACGGCGGCCCGGGCGGGCGTCGTCGCAGCCCTCCTGGCCCGAGCCGGGGCACGCGGTGCGGCGAGTGCGATCGAGGGGCTCTTCGGCCTGCGCCGGGCGTTCGGGGGGAAGGAGGACGGGGTCGTCGGGCCCGCCGTCACGGTCGACCGGCTCGCGATCGAGGAGTCGTTCTTCAAGGCCCACGCCTCGTGCGCCTTCACCCAGGCGGCCATCGACGCCGCGGTGCGGGCGCACGCCCTCGGCATCGATGCCGGTGCGGTCGCCGAGGTGGCGATCCACACCTCGAACGCGGCGGCGACCTACCCGGGCTGCGACAACCCGACCCGGTTCGACACGCCGATCGCCCGGCAGATGAGCCTGCAGTTCGCCGTCGCCGCCGCCCTCCTCGACGGACGTCTCGAACCCGGTCGGTACGGCGGCGTGGTCGACGGTCGGCTGGCGGCACTGGCCGGACGGAGCCGCGTCGTGGTGGACCCGGACCACGACCGCGACCTGCCCGCTCGGCTCGGCTCCCGGGTGGAGCTCGTGCTCGACACCGGAGAGGTGCTCTCGGTCGCGAGCGGAGAGCAGGTGGACCTCCCGCCGGCCGGCGTTCCGGACAAGTTCCGGGCCCTCGCCGCCGACCTCCTCACCTGCGACGAGGTCGTCGGCCTGCTGACCTGCACCGACGACTGGACCGCGCGAGAGCTCACCGCCGTCCTCTGA
- a CDS encoding MFS transporter, with amino-acid sequence MSTTSSDPALPSARTMRRVTFAAAAGNTIETYDYAVYGFLTVILAKLFFPNSEPGVALLSAFAVFGVAFVVRPLGSLLFGTIADRYGRRTSLLGTLVLVASATTLIGVLPTAASIGIWAPILLVLMRALQGLAAGGEYSTAMIYAAEFTPQNRRGAMTSRVQMGSVVSLLLAAGVVLLLNGILTPEEMAAWGWRIPFLLALPLGLFGIYIRTRLEESPEFQALARADALPASPVKESFGRHGGLIVLVFGVAAFQQIGYYVAFTFAQSYIIQLGFTQGEATLATVISIAVAVVLVAAGGPLSDRLGRWRMLLGLSVAMIVTAYPIFVGLSSARTLPLLIVMTVALGVLPALYTSVAPATYIEILPAPVRGTVFAVGFALAAALLGGPALYISQVLVEATGNTRAPAFYLMFGAVLSLVAALVVRRRRPAELLADRVAPAAEAPRAAEGV; translated from the coding sequence GTTCCTCACCGTCATCCTCGCCAAGCTGTTCTTCCCGAACAGCGAGCCCGGAGTCGCGCTGCTGTCCGCCTTCGCGGTGTTCGGCGTCGCCTTCGTCGTGCGCCCCCTCGGGTCGCTGCTCTTCGGCACCATCGCCGACCGGTACGGCCGCCGGACCTCGCTGCTCGGCACCCTCGTCCTGGTCGCGAGCGCGACGACGCTGATCGGCGTGCTGCCGACGGCCGCGTCGATCGGGATCTGGGCGCCGATCCTGCTGGTGCTCATGCGCGCGCTGCAGGGCCTCGCCGCCGGTGGCGAGTACAGCACCGCGATGATCTACGCCGCGGAGTTCACGCCGCAGAACCGGCGTGGCGCGATGACCAGCCGGGTCCAGATGGGCAGCGTGGTGAGCCTGCTGCTCGCCGCCGGGGTCGTGCTGCTGCTCAACGGGATCCTCACACCGGAGGAGATGGCCGCCTGGGGCTGGCGCATTCCGTTCCTGCTGGCCCTGCCGCTCGGCCTGTTCGGCATCTACATCCGGACCCGGCTCGAGGAGTCACCGGAGTTCCAGGCGCTGGCCCGGGCCGACGCGCTCCCCGCGTCACCGGTCAAGGAGTCGTTCGGACGGCACGGGGGCCTGATCGTGCTCGTCTTCGGCGTCGCGGCCTTCCAGCAGATCGGCTACTACGTCGCGTTCACCTTCGCGCAGTCCTACATCATCCAGCTCGGCTTCACGCAGGGGGAGGCGACGCTGGCCACGGTGATCAGCATCGCCGTCGCCGTGGTCCTGGTCGCCGCGGGTGGCCCGCTGTCGGACCGGCTGGGCCGGTGGCGGATGCTGCTCGGACTCTCCGTCGCGATGATCGTCACCGCGTACCCGATCTTCGTCGGCCTGTCCTCGGCGAGGACGTTGCCGCTGCTCATCGTGATGACGGTCGCGCTCGGCGTCCTGCCCGCCCTCTACACGTCGGTGGCGCCCGCGACGTACATCGAGATCCTGCCCGCGCCTGTTCGGGGAACGGTGTTCGCGGTCGGGTTCGCGCTGGCCGCGGCGCTGCTCGGCGGGCCGGCCCTCTACATCAGCCAGGTCCTCGTCGAGGCCACCGGGAACACCCGGGCGCCGGCGTTCTACCTGATGTTCGGAGCGGTGCTGAGCCTGGTCGCCGCTCTGGTCGTCCGACGCCGCCGGCCGGCGGAGCTGCTCGCGGACCGGGTGGCTCCGGCCGCGGAGGCGCCCCGGGCCGCCGAGGGGGTCTGA